From the Gemmatimonadales bacterium genome, the window GGCACGTCGAGCGTCGCGGGCGCGCTGTGCGCTCCGCCGTAGGTGGCGGCGATCGCGGTCGAGCCGGTGGTGAGGGCGCGGGCCACGCCGCGCGAGGGATCGATCGACGCGACTTGCGGCGTGCCGGAGCTCCAGGCGGGCACGGCACCCGTCACGGGCCGGCCCGAGCCGTCCAGGACCTGCGCCGTGAAGGCCTGGCTGTCGCCGACGCACAGGGCGGCGGAGGACGGCTGGATGGTGACGGTGTAGCCGGGGCCCTCGCCGCCCCCTCCGCCGGAGCAGGCGAAGAGCGCGGCAGCGCACGACAGAGCGGCGGCGATGCTGGGGGCGCGGGGCACCATCGGTGGCCCAGTCTACACGCGGCCGCCGCGAATGCCAAGCGCACGCTTGTTCCTCCTCCGGCCCGCATCTAGGTTCTGTCAGTGCTCGACTCGATCCTCCGTCCACGCTCGATCGCGGTCGTCGGCGCATCCCGGCACCCGAACACCATCGGGTACCAGATCCTCGACAACCTGATCCGCTACGGCTTCCAGGGACCGCTGTACCCGGTCAATCCGAAGGCGCCGGTCGTCCACTCGATCCGCGCCTACCCCAGCGTGACCGCCATCCCGGACCCGGTGGACCTCGCCGTCATCGTGGTGCCGAAGGACCTGGTGCTCGCGACAGCGGAGGAGTGTGGGCAGAAGGGCGTGAAGGGCCTGGTCGTCATCACGGCGGGGTTCGCGGAGGTGGGCGGGGAAGGCGCGGAGCGCGAGCGGCGGCTGGTCGAGATCGTGCGGCGGCACGGGATGCGGATGGTCGGTCCCAACTGCATGGGCGTGCTGAACAGCTCGACCGATTTCTCGATGAACGCCACCTTCGCGCCGACGATGCCGCCCTACGGGCCGGTGGGCTTCATCAGCCAGTCGGGCGCGATGGGCCTCAGCATCCTCGACTACGCCGAGGAGCTGGGGATCGGGATCCACCAGTTCGTGTCGGTGGGCAACAAGGCGGACGTGTCGGGGAACGACCTGCTGCTCTACTGGGCCGACGACGCGGCGATTCGCGTGATCCTGATGTACCTGGAGAGCTTCGGCAACGCGCGGCGCTTCTACGAGATCGCGCGGCGGCTCACGCGCCACAAGCCGATCTTCGTGGTCAAGGCGGGCCGTACCGCCGCCGGGGCGCGCGCGGCCTCGTCGCATACGGCGGCGCTGGCCGGGACGGACCTGGCGGCCGACGCGCTCATGGAGCAGTGCGGCGTTCTGCGCGCGCAGACCGTGGAGGAGCTGTTCGACTACGCGATGGCGTTCCCGCGGCTGCCGCTGCCCAAGGGCGACCGGGTGGCCATCATCAGCAACGCCGGCGGCCCCGCCATCATCCTCGCGGACGCCTGCGAGTCGGCCGGCCTCAGGGTGGCGGAGCTGGCGCCCGAGACCCAGGGCGCCATCCGTGCGCAGCTGCCGGAGGAGGCCGCGGTCCGCAACCCGGTCGACCTCATCGCCTCCGCCACCGCCGAGACCTTCGGCAACGTGCTCGGCCTCGTGCTGCAGGACCCCAACATCGACGCGGTGATCGTGTCGGTGGCCCCGCCGCCCCTGAAGGGCAAGGCGGGCGACGTGGCGGAGGCGATCGTGAAGGCCACCGCCGCCAGGCGCGACATCCCGGTGATGGCCGTGTTGCTCGGCCGGCAGGGCGTTTCGGCGGGGATGCGCAACCTGCTCCGCGCGGGCATGCCTGGCTACATCTTCCCCGAGTCGGCCGCGCGCGCGCTGGCGGCGATGAACCGTTACCGGAAGTGGCTCGAGCGGCCCGAGGGGACCGTGCAGCGGTTCCCGGCCGACGCCGCGAAGGTGACCGAGATCGTCGCCCGGGCACGGCACGAGCGGCGGGAGAAGCTGAGCGAGACGGAGGCGCTGGAGGTGCTCGAGGCCTACGGGATCCCCACAGTGCCGTGGCGCCGCGCGCTCACCGAAGACGAGGCGGTCGCGGCCGCGCGCGACGTGGGCCACCCCGTCGTGCTCAAGGTCATCAGCGGTGCCATCGTCCACAAGAGCGACGTGGGCGGCGTCGTCGTGGGGCTCGGCTCGGAGAGCGAGGTCCGCGAGGGCTACCGCCGGATGCTGCAGCGCGTGCGGGAGCGGGCAGGCGTCTCGCCCGACGCGGTGCTGGTGCAGCGGATGATCCCCGGTGGCCGCGAGACCATCGTCGGCTCCGCCCGAGACCCGCGCACCGGCCCGCTCATCATGTTCGGCCTCGGCGGGGTCGCGGTGGAGGTGCTCAAGGACGTCGTCTTCCGGGTGCATCCCCTGTCGGACGTGGACGCCCGCGAGATGGTCCGGGCGATTCGGGGCTACCCGCTGCTGGAGGGCGTGCGGAGCGAGCCGGCGGTGGACGTGGTGGCGCTCGAGGAGATCCTCCAGCGCGTGTCCCAGCTCGCGGGCGAGCACGAGGCCATCCTCGACCTGGACATCAATCCGCTGGTGGCGTTCCCGGACCGGGCCCTGGCCCTCGACGCCCGATTCCGCGTTGCGGTGTGACCACGCCGGCGGCCGCGGCCGCCGGCGCACCGCTCAGAACATGGACATCGCGAGGAACGAACGGAGGTTGTCGTTGGTCACGCGCAGCCGGCTGGACAGCAGGCGGACCACGGCCCACAGCACCTTGTACGCGACGTCCCGGTTGAAGTCGAGCAGCAGCTCGAAGTCGGAGCGCGTGATGGTCAGCAGCGTGCAGTCGGTGTTGGCGATCGCGTCGGTCGAGCGCTCGGAGCGGTCGAAGATGCCCATCTCGCCGAAACAGGTGCCGGCCTTGAGGACCGCCAACGCCTCTTCGCCGCTCCCCGGCACGATCCGGCTGATCCGGACCTCGCCCTCGGCGATGATGTACAGGCGGTTGCTCGGCTCGCCTTCCTTGAACACCGTTGCGCTGCTCCGGAACTTCTGCTCCTTGCAGATCTCGAGCACGCGCGCCAGCTCGCCCTCGTCGAGGTCGTGGAAGATGGCGGCTTGCCTGAGCAGCGCGAGGTCCATGGGTGAAGGCTGAAGGTACCGCGGGTTCCGGAGAGCGGCAAGTCGGTTCCGGCAAGGTACTTACGCCGGCCAACGTCGTGTCGTTCTCGCGCGTCCCGCTGGCGCTGGTGTTCGTCTATCTCCCGGCGGTCGGCGTGCGCCTGGGCGTGCTCGCGGCGGCGGCGGCCACCGACCTGCTGGACGGGTGGCTGGCGCGGCGACTTGGCCCCTCCCGGCTCGGAGCCTGGATGGACCCCGTGGCCGACAAGGTGTTCATGCTCACCGCCTTCGGAGTGCTGGCCCTCTCGGGGGCGCTCGGGCCGTTCGAGGTCGCCGGGGTCCTGTTGCGGGACGTCCTCGCACCTGCCGGGTATCTGGCCAGCGTGGTCGCGCACCGGCCGTTCAGGGTGCCCCCGGCCCGCGTGGGCGGAAAGGCCGTCACGGTGGGCCAGACGCTGACCCTGTTCGCCTGGCTGCTGGATTCGTCGTTCCTGAGGCCGCTGGCGTGGGCCACGGCGGCGATGGCGCTCTACGCGCTCGCCGACTACGGCCGACTGGTTGTGCGCAAGGTGGAGCGGCCGCACCCCTGAGGAGGTTTCGGATGCAGGCAGCGATTCGGCTGATGCTCGTCGCGGTGCCGCTCGCGTGCGCCGCCCCCCGTGCCCCGGCGCAGGAGTTCCAGCCGCCGTCCGGCGGCAGCCAGGGGTACGCCTCGGGCACCGGCTTCGAGATGGACCTGTTCAGCTTCTCGACCCGCGTGGGCATCGACGTGTCGCGGCCGGCGCAGTGGGTCGTCGGCTCCACGCTGGACATCGCCGAGATGTGGTCGCCGCGGGTGCGCCTGCGGCCGTCGCTCGAGGTTTCGTCCGACGGCAACACCACCCGGCTGCACTGGGCTGGCGAGATCATCTACCGTTTCCAGCCCGACAACGCGCCGGCCATCCCCTACGTCGGGCTCGGCCTGGGCCACATGACCCGGTGTACCGGCTGCACCGATCTCTGGCCGACGGTGGTGCTGGGCTTCGAGCTGCACTTCCGGCCGGCCTTCAACTGGCTGATCGAGTACCACGCACTGGATCGCCTCGGCCGGCACCGGTTCCTGGTCGGCCTGTCGGCGCACGGGCCAGGGGGATCATGAGTGGCGGCCCCGACGAAGCGCATCTCGCTGCGCTGGCAGCACGGGATGGCGTTCGAGGGCGGTCCCGAGGGCAAGCCCCCGATCGCGGTCGACGGCGACGGCAAGACCGGCCCCGGGCCGATGGACACGCTGCTGGTGGCGCTGGCGGCCTGCACGGCCAGCGACGTGGTGTCGATTCTGGAGAAGATGCGCCTGCCGGTGCAGGCGATGACGGTCGACGTGGTGGGCGAGCGCCGGCCGGATCATCCCAAGCGCTACACGTCGATCGTGCTGACCTACCGGGTCCGCGCGGCGGGCGCTCGGGAGGAGCAGGTGCGCCACGCCATCGACCTCTCGCTCGGGAAGTACTGCTCGGTGACCCACTCGCTCGCCCCGGACATCGCGCGCCGCTATGAGCTGGTGCTGGAGGCGTAGCCCGCTGCTGCTGCTGCCGGCCTTCGTCGCCCTTCCGGCGCGGGCCCAGAGTCTCAGGGAAGCGCAGGTCTGGGGCGTCGGGGCGCTCTCGAGGCCGGCCTTCTACGGGGCGGGGTTCGGGCTCGACTGGAGGGACGACCAGCGCGACCGGATCGCGCCGGCGGTGGCGCTGGGTTCCTTCGGCGACGGGAAGCTCGGGTTCCGCGCCGATCTTGCGTACCACTTTCTGGTCGATCCCGCCAAGGCCGCGGGCAGCGCCGCGTACGGGGGCGGAGGACTCTCCGTCGTCGTGAGGCGCGGCCGGGTGGTGCCCTACGTGCTGCTGGTGCTGGGCGTGGAGGGGGCACCGGGCGGCGGCGGCGGCACCTTCGTGGAGATCGGGGTCGGCGGGGGAGCCCGGGTCGCCATCGGTTACCGGTGGCGGAAGCACAACGCCCCGGGCCGCTAGGCTCCGGGGCGCACGATGCCGGGCTCAGTCGCTCGGTCGGCTCAGACCACTCCGGCCGTGGCGACGGACTCGGGCCTCGATACCACCGGCTGGCAATAGCGCTCGCCGAGGGTCCGAAGCTCCTGCACCTGGACGGGGGTCAGCTCCTC encodes:
- a CDS encoding acetate--CoA ligase family protein gives rise to the protein MLDSILRPRSIAVVGASRHPNTIGYQILDNLIRYGFQGPLYPVNPKAPVVHSIRAYPSVTAIPDPVDLAVIVVPKDLVLATAEECGQKGVKGLVVITAGFAEVGGEGAERERRLVEIVRRHGMRMVGPNCMGVLNSSTDFSMNATFAPTMPPYGPVGFISQSGAMGLSILDYAEELGIGIHQFVSVGNKADVSGNDLLLYWADDAAIRVILMYLESFGNARRFYEIARRLTRHKPIFVVKAGRTAAGARAASSHTAALAGTDLAADALMEQCGVLRAQTVEELFDYAMAFPRLPLPKGDRVAIISNAGGPAIILADACESAGLRVAELAPETQGAIRAQLPEEAAVRNPVDLIASATAETFGNVLGLVLQDPNIDAVIVSVAPPPLKGKAGDVAEAIVKATAARRDIPVMAVLLGRQGVSAGMRNLLRAGMPGYIFPESAARALAAMNRYRKWLERPEGTVQRFPADAAKVTEIVARARHERREKLSETEALEVLEAYGIPTVPWRRALTEDEAVAAARDVGHPVVLKVISGAIVHKSDVGGVVVGLGSESEVREGYRRMLQRVRERAGVSPDAVLVQRMIPGGRETIVGSARDPRTGPLIMFGLGGVAVEVLKDVVFRVHPLSDVDAREMVRAIRGYPLLEGVRSEPAVDVVALEEILQRVSQLAGEHEAILDLDINPLVAFPDRALALDARFRVAV
- a CDS encoding cyclic nucleotide-binding domain-containing protein codes for the protein MDLALLRQAAIFHDLDEGELARVLEICKEQKFRSSATVFKEGEPSNRLYIIAEGEVRISRIVPGSGEEALAVLKAGTCFGEMGIFDRSERSTDAIANTDCTLLTITRSDFELLLDFNRDVAYKVLWAVVRLLSSRLRVTNDNLRSFLAMSMF
- a CDS encoding CDP-alcohol phosphatidyltransferase family protein — translated: MSFSRVPLALVFVYLPAVGVRLGVLAAAAATDLLDGWLARRLGPSRLGAWMDPVADKVFMLTAFGVLALSGALGPFEVAGVLLRDVLAPAGYLASVVAHRPFRVPPARVGGKAVTVGQTLTLFAWLLDSSFLRPLAWATAAMALYALADYGRLVVRKVERPHP
- a CDS encoding OsmC family protein, with the translated sequence MAAPTKRISLRWQHGMAFEGGPEGKPPIAVDGDGKTGPGPMDTLLVALAACTASDVVSILEKMRLPVQAMTVDVVGERRPDHPKRYTSIVLTYRVRAAGAREEQVRHAIDLSLGKYCSVTHSLAPDIARRYELVLEA